The following DNA comes from bacterium.
GGGCGCGCCCAGTATGTTCTCGACGGAGAGATCCGCGCGGACGTCGTCGATGCGCACGGGGCCGATCTCGCAGGACGCGATGGCGGCCACGCCCTCGAAGTCGTAGACGGGATCCTGGCCGGACAAGGTGCCCGAGACCTGCAGGGCGCCCTGCAACGTCGGTACGGGCCACGCGCGGGGCAGGGTGGCGAGATCGCCGGCCAGGATCTCCAGGCGCCCCAGGAACGCGCCGCTGGTGTCCGCGTACCCGGTGAGATGGGCCGTCTGTGCGGCGTGCCGGAGTTCGAGGCTGTGGAACGTCACGCCGGCTCCGTCCCCCTCCAAGGAGACGTGCACCGAGTCGAAGGGGACCCCGGCCAGGTGCCCCTCGCGCAGCCAGCCGCTGACGCGCGTCTGGTCGGTCCCGTCGCGACGCCACAGGTTCAGCCAACCCCAGCCGTCCGTCTCGGGCAGTGCCAGGTCCGGCACCAGGCCGCGGGCGAGATCCACGTCGGAAACGTCCCCGCGCAGCTGGAAGGAGACGTCCCGCGCGTCGTGCAGATCGAACGTGCCGGAGCCGCTGAACCAGGCGCCGTTGATGCGTCCCTCGAGGCGATCCCACGCCAGCACGTCGTCCGCGAGCAGGCAGGTGCCCTGCATCCCTTCCAGATCATAACCCTCGAACTCGCCCTGGAAGGAGATGTCCAGCCACAGGGAATCCGCCCGGGTGGACAGCTGCATCCGCGTGCCGCCGGCGGCGCTGAAGCCGAGGGTCGTGTCGATGAGTTCCTCGATCTCGTAGGTGGAGATGCCATCGGCGGCGATTCTCAACGAGAGATCGCCGTCATGGGTGCGGTGGCCGGAGGCCGTCACGGCGTGGTCGTTGAGCACGAACGAGATGTGCCGGGCGTCGATGCGGCGGCTGTCCACGGTCAACAGGCCGCGCAGGTCGCGGATCATGCTGTCCCGGCTCTCCCAGCGGAGATCGCCCCGCTGGCAGACCAGCGTCAGGGACGTATCCGCCTTGACGGTGCCTCGCCACCGGACTCCGTCCAAGGTCTCCTCGATGCGTCCTTGGGGTCCCGAAACCGTCATGGACGAGCCGTACACGTCGAGATCGTCGATGCGGAACCGCGGCAAGGTGAAGGGGCTTCCGGGCCTTATCTTCGCGGCGGGCTCGGGAGCGCCGCCACGTCGGGCCCGGCAGTCGGCACCGCTCACGACGACGCGGCGCAGGCGGAGCGGGCTCTGCAGGAGTTCGGAGAAACGGTAGTCCACCGACAGGGTGTCGATGCCGACATCGACGGCGGCCCCCCGCTCGCCCTGCAGGGAGAGGGTGACGTCGTAGAGCTGCAGCCCGGTGAGCACGTTGCCGGAGAAGCTGCCGATCCTGAGGTCGCCTTCGCTGTCCCGCAGGAGATGGCGTGTGGCCAGGCGGGCGAAGTAGGGCGTGAGCAGTTCGGGGTGGGCCGCGATCCAAAAGACCGCGCCGGTCACCAGCCCCAGGGCCAGCAGCAGCGTCCATCTCTTCCTGCTCATGCGCAGTCGCATCAGAACGGGAACCCCAGCGAAAAATGATAGATGGCCTTGTCCTCGATCTTGAAGTCCGATGCGTCATCGAACTCCGTGTTCGTGAGCCTCGCCCGTTTCAGGGGAAAGCCCACATCCAGGCGCACCGGCCCCACGGGTGTGTGGATGCGCACGCCGCAACCGACGCTGTATCGGTAGTCCCAGGTCCTGGTCGCGGAATCGTCGGCGGGATCGCGCGGGTGCGAGCGCCAGCGGAAACCGCGCAGCCGGATGTCCGACGCCCGCTCCCATACGTTGCCGCCGTCGACGAAGGCCACGCCGTCGACGCGCCACTGGCTGAATAGCGGCATGGGGAAGCGCCACTCCACGTTGGTAAGCAGCAGATAGTTTCCGCCGCGCGCCGGCTGATCGGACAGGGGGACGTCGCTGGCCAGCCGCAGGGAGTCGCGCACCGCCTGGTCCGTGATCTGGGGGCCCAGGCTGCGCTCCAGGTAGCCGCGCACGGTGGAGGCGCCCCCGGCGAAGAACCGCTCCTGGTAGGGCACGCCGTCGGCGCCCCGGTCCCGCGAACCGCCGTAGGGACGCACGGCGCCGGCGCTGACGCGCCAGGCCAGCACGCCGCCCAGCGGTGTCCCGTGGTAGGCGTGCAGGCCGGCGGCGATCTTCACGAAGGAATTGTCTCCGCCCAGGGGACCGCCGCCCACCTCCATCTGCATCGTGCGCAGAGTGCCGCGGTCCGGCCGCAGCGGGTTGTTGCGCCCCTCCTCGTAGAACGCCCAGCCGACCGACCGGGTGTCCGACGAGCGCAGTTCGCTGGCCTCGTAGGCTTCCCGCAGGGACTGCTTGGCGTCGGGGTGCAGGTTCGGATCGACTTCTTCCACACGCAGCTCGACGGTATTGATGACGTGGGGACCGCCCTGGAAACGCGTCCCGAACGAGAAGCCCTGCGACTCCAGATTGAGGCCCGATTCCCCGCGCGTCTCCTTGGCCAGGAACAGGTTCGTGTCGAGCAGGAATCTGCCGAACAGGCGTGGGTAGGTGTGCAGGATGTCGTACCTGTAGTTCAGTTCGGGGTCGACGCGGTTTGCGGACAGGCGCTGGACGTCCTCGTAGTTGAGATAGTTGCGCGTGCGCAGGCGCAGACGCTGGCCTGTCCCGAACAGGTTGTTGTGGCCCCAGGCGGCCAGCAGTCGGATCCGCTCCCGGCTGCCCACGCCC
Coding sequences within:
- a CDS encoding BamA/TamA family outer membrane protein → MDKIQLQRKLFGARAILVGLAAFCCLGGVPRTAGAVSELDYGLGQHLLHRIVIRGNTTFSGDDLKALMKIREPRWFHPLMIIGLSDRKARYQPHLLEAELKQLSRYYRHQGFHQVSVGLDSVGVDPEGRGDVIHISIVEGPRTYLSDVRFEGGFSLAHGELAKGLRYRPGVPAPADLNALGADIYLMRTRFWEHGHLDVSILPSLTVRDAATQERRDALLVYSIDAGSAYTIGQITVEGQRRSRLELITRELRVREGDIFRWSAVERSQRQLLETALFRDVSFIPANTDTTAATADLLVQVVERSPAFFEFGLGVGSRERIRLLAAWGHNNLFGTGQRLRLRTRNYLNYEDVQRLSANRVDPELNYRYDILHTYPRLFGRFLLDTNLFLAKETRGESGLNLESQGFSFGTRFQGGPHVINTVELRVEEVDPNLHPDAKQSLREAYEASELRSSDTRSVGWAFYEEGRNNPLRPDRGTLRTMQMEVGGGPLGGDNSFVKIAAGLHAYHGTPLGGVLAWRVSAGAVRPYGGSRDRGADGVPYQERFFAGGASTVRGYLERSLGPQITDQAVRDSLRLASDVPLSDQPARGGNYLLLTNVEWRFPMPLFSQWRVDGVAFVDGGNVWERASDIRLRGFRWRSHPRDPADDSATRTWDYRYSVGCGVRIHTPVGPVRLDVGFPLKRARLTNTEFDDASDFKIEDKAIYHFSLGFPF